A stretch of Nymphalis io chromosome 29, ilAglIoxx1.1, whole genome shotgun sequence DNA encodes these proteins:
- the LOC126779391 gene encoding formin-J-like: MKHQKENYFKSKFVLLNSQEESQKIIWSCSDSSDYENSHNEINVKAIKRKRKRVKGKKKIYNNISNLDVTYVDVTLDKNNENVQELRDHSNIEYVPNILKVGCTSPILKSQQYLAPLKTKKSTVNCLSPSEHKEKQSTSPVLVLKYNTPKFSPKVRKKLFSNNGNTNHGSCSENRSLSPVLNSIENRLRKYSEYQNKTVNENSNQNKNTCQINIFTQNKEEHKCDSSITKVTHIYKYEEIPLKYQEQQIYNNINLDETLTDKTKKVVLVEKVKSYFDSYFSPTANSQHSISEYESKSSPISNDDIEIISSLPETKCTQSLISDNRSSSDSFKYFDKNPQTAKKVKYKKDGLAYRLSALIKKQNASTSLWYHERFLAANSNFVLPQEQFMALRIQAVSFKCNCFLLKALNVNDENCLILINNLYAKNNIIEENCVLKIYKPYKIIEFEDFKLIINVCKYECVIFKN, encoded by the coding sequence atgaaacatcaaaaggaaaattattttaaatcaaaatttgttttactaaattCACAAGAGGAATCCCAGAAAATTATTTGGTCTTGCAGTGATTCGAGTGATTATGAGAATTCACACAATGAAATTAACGTAAAAGCGATTAAAAGAAAAAGGAAACGAGTGAAAGGTAAAAagaaaatctataataatatttctaatctTGACGTAACATATGTTGATGTTACAttagacaaaaataatgaaaatgttcAAGAATTACGAGATCATTCGAACATTGAATATGTTCCAAATATATTGAAAGTTGGTTGTACATCACCAATTTTGAAGTCGCAGCAATATTTGGCGCCATTAAAAACGAAAAAGTCGACTGTAAATTGTCTTAGTCCTAGTGAACATAAAGAAAAACAATCGACTAGTCCCGTATTGGTACTTAAGTATAACACGCCAAAGTTTTCACCGAAAGTTAGAAAAAAATTGTTCTCTAATAATGGAAATACTAATCATGGTTCATGTAGTGAGAATAGAAGTTTGTCCCCAGTATTAAATTCCATAGAAAATAGGCTAAGGAAATATAGTGAATACCAAAACAAAACCGTAAATGAAAATTccaatcaaaacaaaaatacttgccaaataaatatattcacacAAAACAAAGAAGAACACAAATGTGACTCTAGCATTACCAAAGTAacacatatttacaaatatgaagAAATTCCATTAAAATATCAAGAACAACAaatctataacaatattaatttagacGAAACATTAACGGATAAAACGAAAAAAGTTGTATTGGTAGAAAAAGTCAAATCATATTTCGATAGTTATTTCAGCCCCACAGCAAACTCTCAACATTCTATAAGTGAATATGAATCAAAGAGTAGTCCGATAAGTAATGATGATATTGAAATCATTAGTTCATTGCCTGAAACCAAGTGTACTCAATCTTTAATATCTGACAATAGATCTTCTTCAGATAGCTTCAAATATTTTGACAAGAATCCACAAACAGCAAAGaaggttaaatataaaaaggatgGATTGGCATATCGTCTTAgtgcattaataaaaaaacaaaacgcaaGCACATCTCTATGGTATCATGAAAGATTTTTGGCGGCAAATTCAAATTTTGTTCTCCCACAGGAACAATTCATGGCTCTTAGAATACAAGCAGTTAGTTTTAAGTGTAACTGTTTTTTACTCAAAGCACTTAATGTAAATGATGAAAATTGccttattcttataaataatttgtatgccaaaaataatataattgaggaGAATTGTGTTCTTAAAATCTACAaaccatataaaattatagaatttgaagattttaaattgattataaatgtgTGTAAATATGaatgtgtaatatttaaaaactaa